The genome window CATGATACTGCTTGTAGCAGTGGCACACATCGGATCCAGGATTAAGACCGGCATACCGCGAGGAATTTCACGCGGCAAATTGCAGTTTAGCATTTCAGCCTGTATGGATATTTCATTCCGAAAAGTCCACACCATAAATACGGGCATCTCATACCTTAATAGCCTCTCTTTCATGGCTAGTAATCCGGCATTAGCAGCTCTCAAAATTATTACGAGCCCCACATTATCCTTATTACCGTTCAAACTCCTGAAATAGACTGATAATAATCTTTTGTATATAATTTCCCACTGCTGCCGAAATTTAGCAGTTGAAAGATTTAAGTCGGGATGCATTCTATCTACCGCTATATTTATCTGTGCGTTCTGTACATATTCCACGTTCGGAAATTCTTCTCCGTTTATTTCTAACAAATTTCATCATCTCCTGTTTTTTTCAATTTTAAGAGAACAATCATATTGTCCCCCTTTATGCAAATTTGCACCTGTATAAATCTAACAGATAAGGAAAAATTGTCAAATATTCTAATTTACATTGACAAATTCCACTATAAATGTAGAATACGGCTAGTACATTTTTATGGAGGGCTCATGCAAACAGAAGAAACAAAGGAAAAAAAGGAAGGAAGGAGAATAGCAAAAATTGAAAAAGGAACGGTCGTTGACCGCATTTCTCCGGGACACGCGCTAAAAGTCCTTGAAATTCTGGGCATTCTGTCCAACATCAGCGCAAAAGTAAGTTTCGTAATGAATATTCCAAGCTTAAAACTGGAAGGCGGAAAAAAAGACATAGTAAAGATCGAAAAACGGGAACTTACGGAAAATGAAACCGATAAAATTGCAATAATTTCTCCCCATGCCACGATAAACATAATTAGGGATTATAAAGTGGTTGAAAAATATCAGGTTAGTTTACCGGATGAAATAATCGGCATCGTCAAATGCTCGCGGACTACCTGCATTACCAATAATCCCAAAGAAGCAGGGGGTCGTCGAAACAAAATTCGCCGTGATCGAACGAGATCCGGTCACACTGGAATGCCACCATTGCGAGACGCAAATAAGCGGAGATGATATACCAAAATGTATAAAATGTTAATTCTTGCTTTTAGCAAGAATTTTTTTATTAAAAATAAAAAAAGAAGGGGTTTAATCCTTCAAAAATTTCTTTTAGTCGTTCCAAACTTTTGGATTCGGGCATTCCGGATTCGGGCATTGATTATTATTGACAAATTCTTCATAAAGAGCGATGTGTCCGCACTGCCAGCAATAATCCATTCCAGGCGGACAAATTTTACCATTCGGCACACCTCGAATTAAAACCTCTCTTGGTCTATTTAACCACTCTAACGACTCTTCTTCCACCATTCATCCCTCCTTTACCTTCCGTATAATATCACTAGCCTTGTCAGCTCCTGGATAATTTCTTTTTCACCCAATTGTTCAATCGTTGGTATAAATTTTTCCGGCGACACGGTCGCAGAAGTTTTTACCAGACCATCGAGGCATGTCGCCAGATTGATTCTATTGCCATCTCCCTGTCGAAGAAAAGCACTATTGCCAGTCTGACTGCGGACTTTAACATTGCCATTGGACCAATCCCAGTGGCATTCCGCGTCTGGAAGTATTGTTATCCAAGAATATTCGCTTTCGCCGTCTTTCGCAAGAAAAACATTTTTCTTGTTTATCCTTGCCAACAATTCTCCTACCGAAGCGGTTTTACTTAATAAAATACCGCCGGGCAGCTGAATCACGTTTATTGCTTTTGCCAAATTTTATTCCTCCTGTATATTTAACTATTTTAACAATCCTAACATAAGTGAGGGTTTTGTCAATAAAAAAGAAGGGTTTTAGTCCTTCAATATTTTTTACAAATTTGGCTGGCGGTTGAATTCCATCTCGCCTGTTTCGGAAAGCTGGAAAATCTTATCCATCTGTAAATACATGATCTGACTTATATTTATCCATTTGTCGAAAACAATCGTTTCCGGAGGCATGCCTGCGATCACTGTTTCACAATCAATAATGAACCTCCTGTCATTATTACTCCAATTACGCGCACTAACGCTTTTGATTTGAAAAGATACGCCTTTTAGTCTTTTTGGCACAGGATTTTTACCGATTACAATTGGCTTTCCAGCTATCCATTCATATTTTTCTTTCGCGCCTTCTTTTTTACCATTAATCCGAATTATGATGTAGCCCATAATGACAACTGCTACAATCAAAACCGATTCTAAACCGCTATACATTTTATCAACTCCTTTGTTCAAACTGTTTTAAAATCATATCACAATTACGGATTTTGTCAATAAAAAAGCGGCTAAGAAATTTTTCTCAAATCACTAGTTTCACTTTTTTTTAATCATATTTTATTTCCCCGCTTTAAACCCTATCTTCCTCACCGACCCATCCTTCCCATCATCCAAAAGTTGCCTTAATGTATCGAAAACTATTTTAAATTTCTTGTCATATTTTTTCTCCATTTGTTCGATTTTCAATCTCAACTCGCGATTACCGGCGATCATTTCCCGCAATTTGATAAAAGTCCGAATAATTTGAATATTTACTTGCACAGCTCTCTTGCTATTTAATATACCGGAAAGCATAGCCACACCAGGTTCGGTAAAGACCAACGGCGTTCTTCTTAGCCCCATTTTTTCGCGATTGGAAGTGCCAAATTGGTACTTCCAATTTTCCATTTCCTGCTTATTCATTTGAAACATAAAATCTTCGGGAAAGCGATCAATATTGCGCCTCACTGCGCAATTAAGCATTTTGGTTTCCACTCCATACAGCTCTGCCAAGTCTCTATCAAACATTACTTTCTTGCCTCGCATTAAAAATATTTTATGTTCTATTCTTTCGTCTGGCACAATAATCGCTAGATTTTTTGATTACATAAATTTATTTATTCTTAACTTCGATTTATTATACAACAATGTGTGTCATAAATAAAGCCGAATTTTTGAGGTCATAATTTGCAACCTCAAAAAAACTACCCCGATCTCTCAGGGTAGTTTTTACTTTCTTTAATTTTATTTTCCAAATCCGGTTCCGGCAGGGATCAACTTGCCAATAATAACATTTTCTTTCAAGCCTTTCAATTCATCCGATTTGCCGAATAAAGCGGCGGAGATCAGCACGCGAGCGGTTTCCTGGAACGAAGCGGCGGCCAGGAAGCTTTCGGTCGAAAGCGAAACTTTCGTAATACCAAGCAATAATTCTTCGCCTTTGGCCGGCTTCTTGCCTTCCTTTTTGGCAATGGAATTCACTTTATTGAACTGCGCCTCTTCCACCACGCTGCCTTCCGGCAATTGCGTGTCTCCGGCGTCATTAATTATAATTCTCGAGAACATCTGCTTCACGATCAACTCGATGTGCTTATCGTTGATGCCTTCGCCTTGAGCGGTGTAAATTTCCTGCACTTCGCCGATAATATATTCCACTACCGCCATTTTATCAACCAGATTGAAAAGCTCATGAATATCAATATGCCCTTCGGTCAATCTTTGTCCTTTCTTGATCGCCGCGCCCTTCTCGACGGAAATCGCGATGTCGGAATCCACTTCATATTCTTTCACTTCAGCTTCCGTTTTTCCTTTTTTATCCACGACATTGATGCGAATGATCTTTTTATTGGTCAGAGGAACAACATCAACGACTTTTCCAGATACTTCAGAGATCAAGGCTTTTCCTTTCGGAACACGGGCTTCAAAAATTTCTTCCACGCGAGGCAAACCCTGGGTAATGTCCCGTCCTGCAACTCCTCCGCTATGGAAGGTTTTCATGGTCAGCTGAGTTCCCGGCTCGCCGATAGCTTGCGCGGTGACGATGCCGATAGCTTCGCCTTTGGCGATCGGCTTATTCCTGCCCAAATCATAGCCGTAGCATTTTTGGCAAATTCCCCGTTCGGCCTTGCAATAAATAACCGTGCGAACTTTAATAAAATCGATCCCGGAAATATTTTCGATCGTCTTGGCGATATCTTTGGGAATAAATTCTCCTACCGGCACCAGCACTTTTTTCGTTTTTGGATCAATAATATCTTCCGTGACAACCCGTCCGTAAATTCTCGCCGCAAATCCCCGGCTTAATCCATATTGATCAAGCCTGGGAATAATAATGCTTTTCTTGCTTCCGCAATCAATTTCATTGATAACCATATCTTGCGCCACATCCACCAAGCGCCTGGTCAGGTATCCCGCAGTGGCGGTTCTTAGAGCGATATCAGTCATACCTTTTCTGGCTCCGTGAGTGGAAATGAAATATTCCAGCACATCAAAACCTTCCTTGAAACTATTTTTGATCGGCAGTTCGATCGTTTCTCCGGCCGGATTCACCACCAACCCTTTCATACCCATCATCTGCGCGACTACTGCCCAAGAACTTCTGGCCCCCGATTCGATCATCAAAAAGACCGGGCTGTTTTGATCCAAAGTGTTTAGAACGGCTTTGGTAACTTTATTCTTGGTATCGGTCCAGGTTTCGATTACCTTGGTCCTCCGCTCTTCACTGGTAAGAAGCCCCTCATTATACTGGCGCTCGATAATTTCCGCCTGTTTTTTCGCTTCTTCGATCAAAGCGGCTTTTTCTTTCGGTATTTTCAGATCGCTCATTCCCCAGCTAAGCCCGGAAATGGTCACGTACTCAAAACCCAGTTTTTTGATCCTGTCGACCAGATCCACCGTTTCTTCAGCGCCGGCTTTTTCCAGCGAATCAGCCACCAAAGCTTTGAGATTCTTGGCATCCATAACTTCGTTCACGAACCGCAAGGATTTTGGCAAAGCTTCGTTGAAAATAATACGCCCGGCTGAAGTTTTTAAATATAATCCTTCGTTAGGCTCTTCTTTTTTAATAACATTAATATCGAAATCTTTTCGCAATTTTATTTCCGCCTTAAGGTCAATGATGCCCAATTGATAATTCAAAATCGCTTCTTTGGCATCGTAGAAAACCTTGCCCTCGCCCTTTCCGCCGGAAATAATTTTGGTCATATAATAGCAGCCCAAAATAATATCCTGATAAGGAATGACGATCGGATCTCCGGTTGCCGGCTTCAGCAAATTCTTGCTGGAAAGCATGATCTCTCGGCCTTCGCGCTGCGCTTCTTCGCCCAACGGCAAATGGACTGCCATCTGGTCTCCGTCGAAATCAGCATTGAAAGCCTTGCAAACCAAAGGATGAATTTGAATGGCCTTGCCTTCGATCAGCACCGGATAAAACGCCTGGATGCTCAAACGGTGAAGGGTCGGAGCGCGATTTAAAAGCACTACTTTGCCGTTGATAATATTTTCCAAAATATCCCAAACCTCCACAGTCTCCTGCTCGATCAAACGGGTGGCGCTTCGGACGTTGTAGGCATAATTTCCTTCAATTAATTTTCGCATCACGAAAGGCTTGAATAATTCCAAAGCCATATTTTTCGGCAATCCGCATTGATTCAATTTCAATTCCGGTCCGACCACGATCACGGAGCGTCCGGAATAATCCACGCGCTTGCCGAGCAAATTCTGCCTGAATCGGCCTTGCTTTCCTTTTAACATATCGGCCAGGGACCGAAGCTGCCTTTTTTGTCCGGTAGAAGCGATAGTCACTTGTCCGCGCTTAATGCTATTGTCGATCAAGGCGTCAAGCGCTTCCTGCAACATTCTTTTTTCATTCCGGCAGATGACTTCCGGAGCTTTCAATTCGATCAAATGCTTCAAGCGATTATTGCGGTTGATAACTCTTCGATAGAGGTCATTCAAGTCGGAAGTGGCAAAACGCCCGCCATCCAGCTGCACCATTGGCCTCAAGTCCGGCGGGATCACTGGCAAAACCGTGAAACACATCCATTCCGGCTTTACTCCGGCTTTTATCATTCCTTGCGCCAGCCTTAAGCGCTTGGTAATTTTTTTTCTTACGACATCGTTGCTGACATTTTTCAGTTCTTCGGTCAAAGCATCTTTAAGCTTTTTCAGATCGGTTCGGGCAAGCATTTCTCTCACCGTTTCCGCTCCGATGCCGGCCTTGAACACGGAACCGAATTTCAGCGACAAATTCCGGTATTCAATTTCGGAAATCACCTTCATTGGAACAAGACTTTTTATTTCCGCCTTAGCTAAATCTCTGGAGGCTTTCAGCTCGGCAATATTTTCCTTGCTTTTCTGCTCTTTGCTCCTGGTCTTGAACTCGCGGTCTATTTCTTTAAAAGCTTCTTCTTTATTTTTTTCATTTACTTCGGTAACAACATAAGCCGCGAAATAAATGATTTTTTCCAGATCCTGCACGGAAATATCAAGAACCAAGCCAATGCTCGAAGGCACGCCTCGGACAAACCAAATATGAGTGATCGGCACAGCCAATTTGATATGGCCCATGCGTTCGCGCCTGACCGAGGAACGGGTAACCTCCACTCCGCATTTATCGCAAACGATCCCTTTGTACCTGATCCTCTTGTATTTTCCGCAATAGCATTCCCAGTCTTTGGTCGGACCAAAAATACGCTCGGAAAAAAGCCCGTCCGGTTCCGGACGCTGAGTCCGGTAATTGATCGTCTCCGGCTTGATCACTTCGCCGTGCGACCAGGCCATGATATTTTCCGGGCTGGCCAAGGTTAATTTTACTGATTTGAAGGTTGATGTTTTATACATAGAAGTTTAAATATTGGATAATTGAAGGTTGATTAAATTAATTTGAATGGTTAAAAATTCCTGCGTTCATTTTCCTCTTCTCCTTCAAGCTCAATATTCAATCCTAGCGCTTTTAACTCGTTTACCAGCACAAAGAACGAAGCTGGAATATAAGGACTTTTTATCGGTTCACCTTTAATTATCGATTCGTAAGACTTGCTTCTTCCGGCAACATCATCGGATTTGATCGTCAAAACTTCCTGGAGCGAATGCGCCGCGCCATAGCCTTCCAGCGCCCAAACTTCCATTTCTCCGAATCTCTGTCCGCCGAATTGGGCTTTGCCTCCAAGAGGCTGCTGAGTGATCAGCGAGTATGGCCCGATCGAGCGAGTATGGATCTTGTCTTCCACCAAATGATGAAGCTTCAACATATAAATAATTCCAACGGTCGATCTCTCGTTGAATTTTTCTCCGGTTCGTCCGTCATAAAGCTGAACTTTGCCGTCTTCCGGCAATCCCGCTTTTTTCAATTCCACTTTGATCTCGTCTTCCGAGATACCGTTCAGCGCAGGGCAAGCCACTTTGTAGCCCAATTTCACAGCCGCCCACCCCAAATGTGTTTCCAAAATCTGGCCGATATTCATACGGCTCGCGACGCCGAGCGGATTCAAGATTATATCAACCGGCGTACCGTCAGCCAAATGCGGCATTTCTTCTTCCGGCAAAATTTTTGAAATAACTCCTTTGTTTCCATGGCG of bacterium contains these proteins:
- a CDS encoding uracil phosphoribosyltransferase, coding for MLEINGEEFPNVEYVQNAQINIAVDRMHPDLNLSTAKFRQQWEIIYKRLLSVYFRSLNGNKDNVGLVIILRAANAGLLAMKERLLRYEMPVFMVWTFRNEISIQAEMLNCNLPREIPRGMPVLILDPMCATATSSIMTIQELKKRGFKDITCIFGVASKDGLKALRDNHPDVKNIVGFTGTNIGLNEKGYVIYLDSGKPVVGDAGDRWMGITSKGNLL
- a CDS encoding ORF6N domain-containing protein, coding for MPDERIEHKIFLMRGKKVMFDRDLAELYGVETKMLNCAVRRNIDRFPEDFMFQMNKQEMENWKYQFGTSNREKMGLRRTPLVFTEPGVAMLSGILNSKRAVQVNIQIIRTFIKLREMIAGNRELRLKIEQMEKKYDKKFKIVFDTLRQLLDDGKDGSVRKIGFKAGK
- the rpoC gene encoding DNA-directed RNA polymerase subunit beta' codes for the protein MYKTSTFKSVKLTLASPENIMAWSHGEVIKPETINYRTQRPEPDGLFSERIFGPTKDWECYCGKYKRIRYKGIVCDKCGVEVTRSSVRRERMGHIKLAVPITHIWFVRGVPSSIGLVLDISVQDLEKIIYFAAYVVTEVNEKNKEEAFKEIDREFKTRSKEQKSKENIAELKASRDLAKAEIKSLVPMKVISEIEYRNLSLKFGSVFKAGIGAETVREMLARTDLKKLKDALTEELKNVSNDVVRKKITKRLRLAQGMIKAGVKPEWMCFTVLPVIPPDLRPMVQLDGGRFATSDLNDLYRRVINRNNRLKHLIELKAPEVICRNEKRMLQEALDALIDNSIKRGQVTIASTGQKRQLRSLADMLKGKQGRFRQNLLGKRVDYSGRSVIVVGPELKLNQCGLPKNMALELFKPFVMRKLIEGNYAYNVRSATRLIEQETVEVWDILENIINGKVVLLNRAPTLHRLSIQAFYPVLIEGKAIQIHPLVCKAFNADFDGDQMAVHLPLGEEAQREGREIMLSSKNLLKPATGDPIVIPYQDIILGCYYMTKIISGGKGEGKVFYDAKEAILNYQLGIIDLKAEIKLRKDFDINVIKKEEPNEGLYLKTSAGRIIFNEALPKSLRFVNEVMDAKNLKALVADSLEKAGAEETVDLVDRIKKLGFEYVTISGLSWGMSDLKIPKEKAALIEEAKKQAEIIERQYNEGLLTSEERRTKVIETWTDTKNKVTKAVLNTLDQNSPVFLMIESGARSSWAVVAQMMGMKGLVVNPAGETIELPIKNSFKEGFDVLEYFISTHGARKGMTDIALRTATAGYLTRRLVDVAQDMVINEIDCGSKKSIIIPRLDQYGLSRGFAARIYGRVVTEDIIDPKTKKVLVPVGEFIPKDIAKTIENISGIDFIKVRTVIYCKAERGICQKCYGYDLGRNKPIAKGEAIGIVTAQAIGEPGTQLTMKTFHSGGVAGRDITQGLPRVEEIFEARVPKGKALISEVSGKVVDVVPLTNKKIIRINVVDKKGKTEAEVKEYEVDSDIAISVEKGAAIKKGQRLTEGHIDIHELFNLVDKMAVVEYIIGEVQEIYTAQGEGINDKHIELIVKQMFSRIIINDAGDTQLPEGSVVEEAQFNKVNSIAKKEGKKPAKGEELLLGITKVSLSTESFLAAASFQETARVLISAALFGKSDELKGLKENVIIGKLIPAGTGFGK